The genomic interval AAACCGCAGCACGCATATAACTCACATCTGATCGTAGCTTATGCTCATGCACACACGCATCAGAACAAAAAGAACGACGCAGTCCAGTAATTTCAGAATGACACCAACGACATTCTGGAAGTTTCTTACCGCGAAAACTTTTTTTCCCTCGAAGAGGTTCTCGCATATTTCTATTTTGCTCTGAGCTTTTGTATTTCATGTTCTATCAAGCCTCGATATTTTTCACTTCCTCTTCTACGTCAGCTTTTTTCTTCTTTAAATTAATTTTTGTCTCAGAAAAATTTTTCGGATTTGAATTTTTCCAATCAAGAAATGCTTTTTCATTTGCGAGACGTTCCGTTATGAGTGCATCTATTATTGCGTCAACTGACACATCGTTTTGACGATCTGTTTCACTTCTAAAATGCATATACTCATTCAAAATTTTTTCGGCTTCACCTGTGATCTGAGCTTGTAACTTAACTAATTTAAACGACCTTAGATTGAGCGTCGTCGTCATAGATGAAGAAGCACCTGCAAGTTTACGAGCCATTTTTTCTCCCTAAAATTATATTGTTCACACTCTAACATACACACTACACTTCAAAAAAACTTTACTCTGATTCTTAAGATAAACTATAAAACATACATGTCACAAAGTAAAACCTTTACTAAAACTAACTTTAAAACAACTATATCATAAAGTTTCAAAACTCATGAATACAATTCTTGATATTCTTCTTGATTCATGCCTTGATATTTTGCAATCTCCGATTCGTCGTCATCATCTTCTATATTTTTATTGTTAACAAAATCTAGAAAATCATCCTCTCCAATTTTAACAGTGATAATGTCAATCACTACTTCAGCACCAAAATAAAACTCTATATATCCATTTTTCCAAAGCTCTTGCTTTAAACATTCAATCGCTTCTTCTCTGAAATCCCATCTTTCACTTATGCAACAATCCAAAATTTCAATTACAGCACTTTCTGAATCTGCAAATAAAAATTTATCTTCAATTTTAAAGCGCCACATAAAATTTTTTACACCTTCAATGATTTCTTTAAATCGTGAGTCTGGTATTTCATTGATAACTAAACTAAACGCCCAGCAATTGCTCATGATATAATCCTCCGAATTTGACTGACCTTCTAAACTTCTAAAATTTACTTTACAATATATATATCATAAAGTAAAGAGCTAATCTTAAATCTTTTTTTAGCATGCATATTTCCTAACTTCTAATTTCTCAATATTTATTTTCAACTCATAATCTATTATTGTTTCAATGATCGCATCTCTAATTTGATTGATTCGAAGTGCAGGATCATTTTTGAGTATGATGTAATTATATTCATACTCATTATCATTCTCTCTTTTAAACTCACTATCTAAAAAATTTGGCCGCAGCTCCAAAAAATTTTTAACTTTGTTAAAATCAAAACGCAAACCTTTTAAATCACTCTTATAATCAAACTCAGAGCTAATTAAAAATATTTTTTCACTTATTACGTTCAAATTAAAAATTTCAGACTCCGTCAGTAAATGCTTTACTTGATTAAATGTTAACGTTTCATAGTGATACAGTATTTTTTTATAGTTGCCTTGAGTGTTGAAATCTTGAGACATCAGCACACGTTCAAAAATTGATAAATTGGAATCTCTATCGCTATGCATTCAAAATCTCCTTTTTTAAAATTTCTTTTATAGACCGCTTATATCATATGCTCTGGCTAAATCGTCCTCTGAAGTTATAAATCTCTGATATTCTGAGACGTAGTTTTTCACATTTTTGATTTTTCCATTTTGAAATTCTCTATATTCCATTTCTCCGTATTCCACCGTGCCTACACCTTCAACTTGCTCAGCCCCAAAGTGAAAATTTAAAAAACCGTTTTCCCATATTCTTTTTTTCAATTCACTTAATGCACTCCGATCAAATGTGAAGTCTGAAAAAATTTCTTGATTAGCAATTTCAATCTGCCCAAAGTCACGATCAGGTGACATATAAAATTTTGCTTCTGGCAATAAAATTTCAGAAACAATTTTACTTATTTCTGGGAATCGATTTTTAGGAATATGAAACGCATAAAAACTAAACTTCCAAACTGCACCCATTTCTAAACCCTCCAAAAGAAAAAAAAAGAAAGTCAGACTACGCCAGCCAAGGGCTGGCTTCGTTACCACACACTACGCAACTGCGTTGCGGCAAATATATGTTTTTATTGGTTTTTTAGGAATTCTAACTTTTACAATTTTCAATTTTTGACACATAATTGTAATACGTTTTTAATACATTAAAAAAATATATCCTTTAAAAATATGATTAAAATATTTGATTTGCGTATTTAAATTATATTACAATTGTAATATTAGATGTTTCACGTAATACGAAATAAATTTTACCTTTCATAATATTGTTTAATTTAAATTTTTCCGTACTACATTGTTACCTCTAATAATATTTATTTATATTTTTCGGGGGTTTTTATGGAAGAAAAAGAAACGACGATTTCGATACGTTTAAACGCAAATGAACGGGACATAATTACAGCTAAAGCATCAAAATTTAGAATGAAGCCCTCTTCTTTTGTCAGAGAATTTGTCATTGAAACAGATCGTTTTGTCACAAATGAAATGAAAATTGAGAATCAAAAGTTACGTGATGAAATCGTTTTTCTCTCAAAAAAAGTAGATAAACTTTCTGAACATTTATCCTCTCTTGCAAGCTATATTGTAAAATCCTCGGTCACAACCTCTATCTATGTTGAAATGGCGAGTACAGAAGAGAAAAAAAGTGCTTATAAAAAAATACTCGACCTTGAAATTGAAGATGCAAAAGCAAAAAAAATAATTAAATAAGGAGCTATCTATGTTGGGTGAAAGCAAAGCCAATCAGATCAACTATGGTACCGTTGTAACAAAATCTAACTTTTTTTTACGCGTTAAAAAAACGATAGAAATAATTTTTCTATCCTTTATGATTACCCTTATTCCATATTTTTTTATTGTAAAATATTCATATAAAGGAGGAACATCTGAATATTTTGGTACAATCTTACATACAGTTGGCTCAAAAATTTTTACGCTCATTACAAATTTAATTCATCCATTTATCAGTTCATTGAACATACCTGTAACAACTTCGCAAGCAAGTGAGGTTGAAAGCATCTATGACAAGATACTTTATGAGCACAACGAATATTTTATTATGACTGTCAGTGCGTACATTTTTGTCTCTACCGTTCTCTCATATTACATGCTTATTTGGATGAAAAAAAAAGGAGAGCAATTGAATGATGGTCAAAGAGTGCGAAGCGATGAAGTCGCTATTACGGATGAAAAAGGACTCATTAAACTTATAAAATCACGTGTGAAGAATAAAAAAAACAACACAGAATTCTCAAAATATGATCTATTTTTCTCTAAAAATCTCAGAATACCATTTATGGATTGGTTCACTCATTTTGCCGTTTGTGGCTCCTCTCGTACGGGGAAATCAAATTTTATCAAGTCAATGCTCACCCAAGCACGCGCCGCAAAAATGAAGGGATGCATTGTGGATGTTGATGGAGATTATTTAGAAATTTTCTATAAACCAGGTGATATAATTTTAAGTTTATATGATGTGAGGAGCATGGCTTGGGATTTCTGGCATGAACCTTCCGTGCCAGCATCGTTCTTTTCAGATGCATTACTATCCCCTGAAAAAGATTCCACAGAGTTTTTTGATACAGCTGGAGGGAAACTATTAGCATCGTTAATTCGACTTTCAAACTCTCATGAGGAATTCTGGAAGATTCTTTGCCTCGACGAAGAAAGCCTTTTAAAACTTTTAGATGACAATAAAGACCCTATTGTTAAAAAATATATTGGTCGCGCAGGATCAGATCAAGGGATAGGAGCAGTGGCTTCGTCAATTAAAAATCTCGATTTTGTGAAATTTTTAAATCACCATCCAAGAACAATTGCAGCAAGTGAAAACAAAGAAATGGAATGGTTTTCATTCTACGAATGGGTGAAAAGAAACGATGACTCCTTTGTTTTTATCATCGCTAAAGACAACGAGTGGGAGGAGTCAAAACCTTTAATTAAGGTTCAAGTTGAAACTTTTGTTTCTGCTATGTTTGAAAGAGGAGAGTCTAGAGACAATATTCCTGTTGTTCTTGTCATGGATGAACTTCATAAAATTGGAAAACTCCAGGTTATGGAACAGCTTCTCAGTCGTGGTTCAAAATTTTATCTAACAGCATTTGCTGGGTACCAAAACAACGCTCAAGTAGAGTCTATTTTTGGCCAAAGCCAAGCTAAATCCATTTTTACAGGGCTCCAAAACCTGGTCGCATTTAAATGCACAGATGCGGAACTTGCTAATCAAATCTCTGAACGACTGGGGAAAATTGAAGTTGAGATCACTGAAGGCAGCATGAGTTCACAAAATAGCGGCAGCAATGTTTCCATCAGAAGTAAAGAAAAGTGTAACGTTAGCACGAACCAGACTATGAGTCTTGAGAAAAATTGTGCCTGGGTTAAGCTTGCGTATTACCCCCCATGCTATTTAAGTTTTGACTATGTAAACTACGAAAAAGCAAAAAATGAAGATGGAACAATAGTTCAAAAAACGATTTCAGTTCGTTCAAAAAAGAGTTGGATAGAAGAAGTAAAGCCGCTTGAGTATTACTTCGGTAAAAACGAACTAAAAAAATTAATTGAAAGTTATGCGAATTATACGCGCTATTCAGACCTTGAAAAAGTCGCAACAATTACTGAAATCCTCCGAGAAATTGCATTTAAAGTGAAGCGCAATGAGTACAGTATTGGCGACGTACGCTATAGTTTTGAAGTCGATGATGAAAATATCACGATTTTAAAAGAAGAAAACGACGAGATCATTTTTAGTAAAGTAATTAAACGCTCTAAGAAAAAAGAGAAGAAGGATAACTCTGTGGAAATTCGCGAAGGTATTCCAGATATCGGCACCACAGATCAGTATTACCCTCAGAATGAAGTGACAATCAATTTACCTGATGATGAATATATTTAGATCAATCCTAAACTACTTTACAGAAGTTAACTAAATATCTGACCACACCTACTTAAAGACATAACGTACTAACGTCT from Fluviispira vulneris carries:
- a CDS encoding type IV secretion system DNA-binding domain-containing protein; amino-acid sequence: MLGESKANQINYGTVVTKSNFFLRVKKTIEIIFLSFMITLIPYFFIVKYSYKGGTSEYFGTILHTVGSKIFTLITNLIHPFISSLNIPVTTSQASEVESIYDKILYEHNEYFIMTVSAYIFVSTVLSYYMLIWMKKKGEQLNDGQRVRSDEVAITDEKGLIKLIKSRVKNKKNNTEFSKYDLFFSKNLRIPFMDWFTHFAVCGSSRTGKSNFIKSMLTQARAAKMKGCIVDVDGDYLEIFYKPGDIILSLYDVRSMAWDFWHEPSVPASFFSDALLSPEKDSTEFFDTAGGKLLASLIRLSNSHEEFWKILCLDEESLLKLLDDNKDPIVKKYIGRAGSDQGIGAVASSIKNLDFVKFLNHHPRTIAASENKEMEWFSFYEWVKRNDDSFVFIIAKDNEWEESKPLIKVQVETFVSAMFERGESRDNIPVVLVMDELHKIGKLQVMEQLLSRGSKFYLTAFAGYQNNAQVESIFGQSQAKSIFTGLQNLVAFKCTDAELANQISERLGKIEVEITEGSMSSQNSGSNVSIRSKEKCNVSTNQTMSLEKNCAWVKLAYYPPCYLSFDYVNYEKAKNEDGTIVQKTISVRSKKSWIEEVKPLEYYFGKNELKKLIESYANYTRYSDLEKVATITEILREIAFKVKRNEYSIGDVRYSFEVDDENITILKEENDEIIFSKVIKRSKKKEKKDNSVEIREGIPDIGTTDQYYPQNEVTINLPDDEYI